A part of Thermococcus sp. EP1 genomic DNA contains:
- a CDS encoding metallophosphoesterase: MLIGIMSDTHDNLPAISKAIEVFNNAGVDLVLHAGDYIAPFVKKEFSKLNAPLKGVFGNNDGEREGLKNTIGVKDELLEIDADGLRIIVLHGTEEKIVEAFVKSQLYDVVIRGHTHKYEIRETGRSIVLNPGEVCGYVSGVKSVAFLDTRKREIKIIDLDSGEPLGFMSL, encoded by the coding sequence ATGTTGATAGGCATAATGAGTGACACTCATGACAACCTCCCGGCAATTTCAAAAGCTATTGAAGTTTTTAACAATGCAGGTGTGGATTTAGTGCTGCATGCAGGTGACTACATTGCCCCATTTGTTAAAAAAGAATTCTCCAAACTTAATGCACCATTAAAAGGTGTTTTTGGCAACAATGATGGTGAAAGAGAAGGGCTAAAAAACACAATTGGTGTAAAAGATGAGCTCCTAGAAATAGACGCAGACGGTCTTAGAATTATCGTTCTCCATGGTACAGAGGAAAAGATCGTAGAAGCATTCGTCAAGAGCCAGCTTTATGATGTAGTCATTAGAGGACATACTCACAAATATGAAATTAGGGAAACCGGTAGAAGCATAGTTCTCAATCCAGGCGAAGTATGTGGGTACGTAAGCGGAGTAAAGAGCGTGGCATTTTTAGACACACGAAAGAGGGAGATAAAAATAATAGATCTTGACAGTGGTGAACCTTTAGGCTTCATGAGCCTTTGA